AACAAGGGCGAGACCGACACCCGCCCGGATCAGCGCGAGACCTACCGCAGGGTGGCGCCGGTCGAGCCGAAGTCCCCGGCGGTCCCGGCCAGCGCCCCGGCGGCCCTGCACCTGCCGATCGTCTGAAGCCGCGGTCTCAGTCGGAACCGCGGCTGCGGCGCCGGATCACCAGCACTGCTAGCAGCAGGGCAATGGCCAGCCAACCCGGCCACGCGGTCAGGCCGGTGGTGAGCGGGTGCGGCGGGTTGTCGGCGTCGGCTAGGACCCACGGCAGGTGCACCGACGCCGTGCTGACCGCGGTGTGCGCGACGACGGCCGGGAGCACCGATGCCGACCGGCTGCGGAGCCAGGCGAAGATCGGCACCACCAGCACGCAGCTGATCAGGAAGGAGCCGATCGCCACCGGCCACGAGGTGCCCGGGTACTGGCCGCCCATCAGCAGCGTGGGCAGGTGCCAGAGCGCGAACACGACACCGGTGACCAGCACGGCGAAAACCGGTCCGCGCGGGCGCAGGCGCGGGAACAGGTAGCCCTGCCAGCCGAGCTCCTCCCCGAAGAACAGCGGCAGCGAGATCAGCATCTGCAGCAGCAGCGAACCGGCCCACAGCACCAGCGCGGTCAGCGGAACTCCTTGCTGCCCGGTCGTTTCCGGCGCGAACTGGCGGCGGAATCCGGAGAAGTCGGTGAGATCCGGGTGGTAGGTGCCCGTGGCGGTGCCGATCGCGAGTGCCAGCAGCGTCAGCGCCAGCGGGCAGACGAGGGCCAGCAGGCATTCCAGCGCGGTGCGCCGGTTCCAGGTCAGCCCGAGCGTCGCGCGGATCGGCGTTCCGCGCTCCCAGCGGCGCAGCACGACGAATGCCGCGAGAGCGGGCGTGAGCATCGCCGCGCCGATGCAGATCTGTTCCAGGGTGCTCATGTCGATGTCACTGCTGGTGCGCTGGAAGCCGCTGATGAGCAACGGCAGCATGGCGACCCACATCCCCGCCCAAGCGAGCGCGGTGAAGGCCAGCACGGGTCGGACGGCGATCTTCGTTCTCACCCCGGTGAAGCTAGGCAGGCGCGGGCGCGGGCAGGATGACGTCGGCACCCGGGCGAAAGGTGTCGTCAACACCACCGCGCACGTGCGGCGACTTCGGCAAGATCGTGAGTGTGACGCCCCGAGGCCGTGGGGCACCGGGAGGAGTGGCGACGATGGATTTGCGTTCTGCAGTGCGCGGGTCGGGAGTTCTGCTACTCGCGCTGGCGACCGGGCTGCCGGCTCTCGTCGCCCTGCCGCTCGTTCTGGTCAACTGCCTGCTCGTCGTGATGGGCGTCGGGATCTTCGTGCTGCCCGCCGCCGCGGCGGTACTGCACCGCTGGACCGAGTGGGAGCGGCGGCGGGCCGGGCGGTATCTCGGCGTCCAGGTCGACCCGATCCGCTCGGCGACCGGGTTCAAGCAGGTCGTCCGCTCGCCGGTGACCCGGCGGGACCTGCGCTGGCTGGTGGTGCACGCGCTGTTCGGCGTGGTCGTGGGACTGCTCGGGCTGGTCGCGACAGTGGGAGTGCCTTCGACGCTGGTGTCGCTCGCGCTCTGGTCGTCCACCCCCGACATCACGCTGTTGGGTGTGCAGCCGTCCGGATGGGGCGCCGCGTTCGTGCTCGCAGCCGGGCAGATCGCGCTGGCAGGTGCGTTGTTCGTGTGGGGCGTGCCGCCGCTGGCGAGGGCGCAGGCCCGGATCTCGCTGCGGCTGCTGACCCCGCCCGAGTCGGAAATCGAGGCGCAGCGCCTCGCGGAGCGGGTCGACGTGCTCGCCGAGACCAGGGCCGGGGCGTTGGAGGCGCACGGCGCGGAGTTGCGGCGCATCGAACGGGATCTCCACGACGGCACGCAGGCCCAGCTGGTCTCGATCGCGCTGCGGCTGGGGATCGCGGAGAAGGCCGCCGCCGACGATCCGGAGACCGCGCTGCGGCTGGTGCGCGAGGCCCGCGGCGGAGCCGAGGAGGCCATGGCCGGACTGCGCGACGTCGTGCGGACGCTCTACCCGCCGATCCTCGCCGACCGCGGGCTGGCCGGAGCGGTGTTCGCGCTCGGCGCGCGCTGCGCGGTGACCACCGAGGTCTCCGTCGGCGATCTCGGCGAGGTGCCCGCCGCGGTCGAGGCCGCCGCGTACTTCGTGGTCGCCGAGTCGCTCACCAACGTCGCGAAGCACTCCGGAGCTGAGCGCGCCACGGTCGCGCTGACCAGGGCGGACGGCGAACTGCGGGTCGAGGTCGGCGACGACGGCGCGGGCGGTGCGACGGAGGAGGGCGGCACCGGGCTGACCGGCATCCGGCAGCGGGTCGCCGCGCTGGACGGCCGCACCTCGGTGCACAGCCCGGCAGGCGGGCCGACCCGGATCGAGGTGGCCCTGCCGTGCGGGTTCTGATCGTCGAGGACAACGTCATCCTCGCCGAGGGCCTGAAGCTGCTGCTGGCCGCGGCTGAGATCGAGGTGGCCGGGGTGCACACCGAAGCCGCGTCGTTCCTCGAAGCGGTGGTGGCGGATCCGCCGGACATCGCGGTGGTGGACGTGCGGCTGCCGCCCTCGTTCCGCGACGAGGGCGTGCGGGCCGCGCTGCGCGCCCGCGAGCTGCACCCGGAGCTGCCGGTGCTGCTGTTCTCGCAGTACGTCGAGGAGACCTACGCGCGTGAGCTGCTCTCCGACGGCCGTGGCGCGGTGGGCTACCTGCTCAAGGACCGCGTGTCGCGGGTGGACGAGTTCGTCGACTCGCTGCGCCGGATCGCGGCCGGGGCCACGGTGATGGACCCCGAGGTCGTCTCGCAGCTGATGACTCGCCGCCACGACCCGCTGGCCGCGCTGACGCCCCGCGAACGCGAGGTCCTCGCGCTGATGGCCGCCGGTTACGCCAACGGCGAGATCGCCCAGCGCTTGGTGGTCACCGAGCGCGCGGTGCTCAAGCACGTGGGCAACATCTTCGCCAAGCTGGACCTGCCGGTCGGCGACTCCGGGCACCGCCGGGTGCTGGCAGTCCTGGCGCACCTGGGCGGCTGAGGGATTGTTGGTGGTTGCGTTGCGTGGGTGGTCGCTTGGCGGAACCTGAGTGCTTCCCTGGACTGACAGCTCTGCCGGGGCCGATGCCGCTGTGGCATCGGTTACCTGGGACAATGGCCGCAGCTCACCGGTTCATGCTAGGAGGTCGCGGCGACGTGTCCGGTTCCGCAAGCAACAGCGCCCAGGGGCCTGTTCTCGTTGTCGACTACGGCGCCCAGTACGCGCAGCTGATCGCGCGTCGGGTGCGGGAGGCGCAGGTCTACTCCGAGGTCGTCCCGCACGACACCCCGGTCGAGGAGATCCAGCGCCGCAATCCCGCCGCCGTAGTCCTGTCCGGCGGCCCGTCCAGCGTTTACGCCGACGGTGCGCCCCAGGTCGACCCGGCGCTGTTCAGCGCGGGCGTCCCGGTCTTCGGCATCTGCTACGGCTTCCAGGCGATGACCTCGGCCCTCGGCGGCACGGTGGAGCACACCGGCACCCGCGAGTACGGCCGCACCGAGCTGGAGGTCAGCGGCGACGGCGGCACCATGCACGCCGAGATGCCCGGCCACCACCCGGTGTGGATGAGCCACGGCGACTCGGTGAGCAAGGCCCCGGAGGGCTTCACCGTCACGGCCTCCACCAAGGACACCCCGGTGGCGGCGTTCGAGAGCGTCGAGCGGCAGCTGGCCGGCGTC
This portion of the Saccharopolyspora antimicrobica genome encodes:
- a CDS encoding CPBP family intramembrane glutamic endopeptidase, producing MRTKIAVRPVLAFTALAWAGMWVAMLPLLISGFQRTSSDIDMSTLEQICIGAAMLTPALAAFVVLRRWERGTPIRATLGLTWNRRTALECLLALVCPLALTLLALAIGTATGTYHPDLTDFSGFRRQFAPETTGQQGVPLTALVLWAGSLLLQMLISLPLFFGEELGWQGYLFPRLRPRGPVFAVLVTGVVFALWHLPTLLMGGQYPGTSWPVAIGSFLISCVLVVPIFAWLRSRSASVLPAVVAHTAVSTASVHLPWVLADADNPPHPLTTGLTAWPGWLAIALLLAVLVIRRRSRGSD
- a CDS encoding sensor histidine kinase, with protein sequence MDLRSAVRGSGVLLLALATGLPALVALPLVLVNCLLVVMGVGIFVLPAAAAVLHRWTEWERRRAGRYLGVQVDPIRSATGFKQVVRSPVTRRDLRWLVVHALFGVVVGLLGLVATVGVPSTLVSLALWSSTPDITLLGVQPSGWGAAFVLAAGQIALAGALFVWGVPPLARAQARISLRLLTPPESEIEAQRLAERVDVLAETRAGALEAHGAELRRIERDLHDGTQAQLVSIALRLGIAEKAAADDPETALRLVREARGGAEEAMAGLRDVVRTLYPPILADRGLAGAVFALGARCAVTTEVSVGDLGEVPAAVEAAAYFVVAESLTNVAKHSGAERATVALTRADGELRVEVGDDGAGGATEEGGTGLTGIRQRVAALDGRTSVHSPAGGPTRIEVALPCGF
- a CDS encoding response regulator, with the protein product MRVLIVEDNVILAEGLKLLLAAAEIEVAGVHTEAASFLEAVVADPPDIAVVDVRLPPSFRDEGVRAALRARELHPELPVLLFSQYVEETYARELLSDGRGAVGYLLKDRVSRVDEFVDSLRRIAAGATVMDPEVVSQLMTRRHDPLAALTPREREVLALMAAGYANGEIAQRLVVTERAVLKHVGNIFAKLDLPVGDSGHRRVLAVLAHLGG